The segment GGTCACCCATGATGCTGTTTCTGCCAGCTACTGCAAACGAATTTTATTTATCAAGGATGGTAAATTATGGACGGAGATTCATCAAGGAGAGGAGCGAAGAGCGTTTTATCGCCGGATTTTAACGGTTGTTTCTGCCTTGGGAGGTGAAACACTTGGATTTTTGGATTCTGGCATATAAAAATATCCGATATCATTTTCGAAATTACTTGGCTTATTTTTTAAGCAGTACCTTTGCTGTGCTGCTTTTTTTTCTGTATGCTTCTCTGCTGGATCACCCTGAATTGCCATGGAATAAATTCTGGGGCTTGAAACTACTGGGAATCATGGTGATCGGCATTGTAGTGCTTTTTTCCGCTTGGTTTCTTCACTACTCTCATCGAGTCTTTATTCAGGCTCGGAATGAGGAATGGGCGTTGTTGGAGAGTTTGGGAATGCCACGAAAACAGCGGCTCCTTCTCCTTTTGATGGAAAATGGATTAATGGGAATGGGAGCGATTGCGGTTGGGTTATTTTTGGGAACTGTTTTGATGAAGCTCTTTTATCTGTTTATCTCCTATATGTTAAAACTGGAGGTTCCCATTACACCCCGGTTTTCCCTGTCTGTGACGGTATGGACCGTTATCATTTTCGGTTTGATGTTTTCCGTGATTTCCTGGAGAGAAGAAAAATATATGAGATCCACCTCCGTTAAGGAGCTTTTGCAAAACAGGGAAGGTTGGGGTAAAGGGATTCCGCAACCTTCTTATATTGTAAAAGGACTGGCATTGGTTACCTTAACAGCCGGCTATGTGTGGATAGGGCGGGTGGAGAGTTTATGGGAAGCTCTTTACTGGTTTGTTCCAAGTATCCTTCTGATTTTGACGGGAACATATTTGTTCTACCGAGAGGCGATGATCGACGGGATTCAATTTTTGAAAAGAAGACGCGCTTTTTACTATAAGGGAGTCTACTTGCTGTTTTTCTCCCGTTTAAGCGAACATTGGGGGGATCATGTACGTCTGCTGTTTATGGTAACGGTGATGAACACCATGGTCTTATCCGGGGTTGGGATCTTTTTCAGTGCTTTTCAGGAGGTGGACCATATGGCTGTCCGACAAAATCCTTTCAGTGTTAGCTTAGTGGGAGAGCCGGAGACACTGCCTTTGGAAAGGGTGGAGGAGATTCTTCGCAAAGAGGAGTTAAGGGTGATACGGAAAGAGGAAATCCCGGTACTCAAGGCCTCCCAACATGATAGGTCTGATTCAGAGTTAGCTGTAGTGGCACTATCGGATTTTAACCGACTGTTAATTCGTTTTACCCAGATAGCTCCCTTAAAAGTAAAAGCAGGTAAAGGGATATATATTTTTCCCTATGACGGGTATCAAGCTGCCAATCGTGAAGCAACGTTTTCTCTGGGGATAGGAGGGCAAACGGAGAATGTTTCTGTCAGTCAACAGATGAACTACAGGGTTTTTAACGAACACCCCTTAACGGGAGGGGTGATGATCCTGGATGATGATACGTTTTCAACATGGCAAAAGCGATATGGAAAAAAAGCGGGGACTGACATTCACGGGTGGGTCTTGGCGGATTGGAAGGAGAGTGGGGCTGCTGTCGAGCAGATGAGACAAGAGCTGGGGAAAGAAGAGCGCAAAGCCTTGGCAGATACCCCTGTGGAGGCACGGTTTTTCTTGTATCAGTTGTTTTCACCGACTCTGTTTGTCAGTTTGTTTGTCAGTATCCTGTTTTTTCTGGCTGCCTGCAGTTTGCTTTATTTCCGGGTATTCCATCACCTTCCCAGGGAGCGGGAGCAGATGAAGGTTCTGAGCCGTATGGGAATTCCACGCCGGGATGGAGACCGGTCAGCGACTCTGCCTATCCTGTTTTTTTTCTTTCTCCCCCTGGCTGTGTCGGTATTACACAGTTTGGCGATGTTGAATTTTACAGAGGCGATGGTGGGGATCTCTGTTGGAGGGCATATGGCCGGCGTATTCGCCGGTTATGGTGTTTTGTATTCGATTTATTACCGTATGACTCGAAATGCGTATCTGAAAGCGTTGAATCACACTTCTTAAAGGGATGTAAGTTCTGTCTCCTGTTTGCAGTATGGGCAATCTCCTTCAGGGGGTTGCTTTTTTGGTTTGCTTCCTTTCAAAAATGTAAGGATAAAAGGGCTATTGAAAGGTAAATCGATAGATGGAGGAGAGGACAGAAAGTAGAATGAAAATGACCATCCCCAGGGAGATGATTCGATGGATACAGATGTGTTGTTGGAAGTAAAGAATGTAACAAAAAAAGTACGGGGTCGAACACTTCTTCATGATGTTTCCTTTGGTGTGAGAAAAGGTGAGATATGTGGCTTTCTCGGTCCCAATGGTGCCGGGAAAACAACGATGATTCGAGTGATGACGGGTTTGATCGCGCCCAGTCAGGGAGAAGTAAGAATTAACGGAATATCGGTTCAACAAAACCGGCAACGGGCATTATCCAGTTTGGGAGCGATTGTGGAATCCCCTCTCTTCTTTCCCTATTTAAGTGGACGAAAAGCATTGGGTAACTTG is part of the Kroppenstedtia pulmonis genome and harbors:
- a CDS encoding FtsX-like permease family protein; the protein is MDFWILAYKNIRYHFRNYLAYFLSSTFAVLLFFLYASLLDHPELPWNKFWGLKLLGIMVIGIVVLFSAWFLHYSHRVFIQARNEEWALLESLGMPRKQRLLLLLMENGLMGMGAIAVGLFLGTVLMKLFYLFISYMLKLEVPITPRFSLSVTVWTVIIFGLMFSVISWREEKYMRSTSVKELLQNREGWGKGIPQPSYIVKGLALVTLTAGYVWIGRVESLWEALYWFVPSILLILTGTYLFYREAMIDGIQFLKRRRAFYYKGVYLLFFSRLSEHWGDHVRLLFMVTVMNTMVLSGVGIFFSAFQEVDHMAVRQNPFSVSLVGEPETLPLERVEEILRKEELRVIRKEEIPVLKASQHDRSDSELAVVALSDFNRLLIRFTQIAPLKVKAGKGIYIFPYDGYQAANREATFSLGIGGQTENVSVSQQMNYRVFNEHPLTGGVMILDDDTFSTWQKRYGKKAGTDIHGWVLADWKESGAAVEQMRQELGKEERKALADTPVEARFFLYQLFSPTLFVSLFVSILFFLAACSLLYFRVFHHLPREREQMKVLSRMGIPRRDGDRSATLPILFFFFLPLAVSVLHSLAMLNFTEAMVGISVGGHMAGVFAGYGVLYSIYYRMTRNAYLKALNHTS